ATGTGTTTTCTGGCTAGCTCTGAGTCTTCGGCAACCAACACTTTGGTATTTTGGTTTAGGTAGAGTTGATTTAAGGTATCGAAGGCCAACTCGTAGGAGTAGCGACCTTCTTTTAGCACATAATCAACTACGCCCTTAATGATTAGTAGTGATTGGGTTTGTTCATCAAATGAGCCTGAAAGCACTACAGTGGGAAGTTTATTTTCCAACAGGTAGTCAATTAGTTCCCCGTTTGGCGCATCGGGTAAGTTAAAATCCGCCAGCGCGGCAAAGAAGCTAGTGGGTTCGGCGCTGTACAATTGTTTCGCTTGTTCTAAGCTGGAGGCAAAAACTGGCTCAAGCTGATTCAAACGAGAAGACAAATGGCGGAGAATTTTTAGTACTGTTGGGCTGTCTTCTACAATAAGAATTTTCTGCATAGCTTGCTTTCCTAAAAACTCACTTGATTATTGTGCTTTGGGTCAAATAAAACTAAATTTTGAAAAACTAATATAACAAAATAACTGATTGATGCAGCGCAGTTTTTTAAATAAGTAATAACAAAAATTTGCCAAGCTTTATTGTTTTATATCTGCTAAATACAATTGTAGATGGATTTATGCTTGCTGGTTTTGTTTAATCAATTAGACGTGAATATTGTCACTGTTGGTTTCTTTAAGGAGAGAGTGTGTACTGGGCAGAATTTTTAACCGTGGTTGTGGTGCATTTGTTAGCCGTGGCTTCGCCGGGGCCAGACCTAGCAGTAGTGCTAAAAAATAGTATTTCCCTTGGTCGTCGAGCCGCTATTTTTACCTCCCTTGGTGTAGGTTGTGGGATTATGGTTCATGTGATTTATTCGGTGCTGGGAATCGGCTTAATCATCTCTCAGTCGATTTGGTTGTTTAACGTGATTAAATGGTTAGGCGCTGCTTATTTGATTTGGATAGGTATTCAAGGCTTGCGAGCTAAGCGTCGTGATGCAGCAGATATTGAAGCCGATACGGGCCTTAGGCTTAGCGATAAAAGTGCCTTTTTAAGTGGTTTTATGACAAATGGCTTAAACCCTAAAGCGACCTTGTTTTTCTTGTCATTATTTACTGTAGTTATTAGCCCAACTACGCCAATGCTGGTGCAGTTAGGCTATGGTTTATATATGGTTTTTGCTACAGCCTTATGGTTTGCCATGATCTCCTGGTTGTTTAGTACTGCCCGAGTTCGCCGTAAGTTTTTGCAGGTAGGACACTGGTTTGATCGCAGTATGGGTTTTGTTTTAGTAAGTTTGGGAATTCGTTTGCTTTTTAGTAGTCGAAACTAATAAGCATCATCAAA
The Agarivorans aestuarii DNA segment above includes these coding regions:
- a CDS encoding LysE family transporter, whose protein sequence is MYWAEFLTVVVVHLLAVASPGPDLAVVLKNSISLGRRAAIFTSLGVGCGIMVHVIYSVLGIGLIISQSIWLFNVIKWLGAAYLIWIGIQGLRAKRRDAADIEADTGLRLSDKSAFLSGFMTNGLNPKATLFFLSLFTVVISPTTPMLVQLGYGLYMVFATALWFAMISWLFSTARVRRKFLQVGHWFDRSMGFVLVSLGIRLLFSSRN